From a single Elgaria multicarinata webbii isolate HBS135686 ecotype San Diego chromosome 18, rElgMul1.1.pri, whole genome shotgun sequence genomic region:
- the GOLGA3 gene encoding golgin subfamily A member 3 translates to MDSSMILLEKPASNGAPCSSEHCADLEAKLNQPTEGGGINSTSANDSKGPTEGEGVAPNSSENPSANGPASCYPAPPVSFDPNDNPRTEEPAPGVPGFHDKLKSSQGASAEGIVLRKEALQSLKLSLPMQETELCSTGSSLPLEKEEQIRLQARRRLEEQLKQYRVKRHQERSTAKNRLSSTLDPELMLNPENLPRASTLAMTKEYSFLRTSVPRGPKLGSLGLPPHSKERKSSKSSRSSRIRSLADYRTDDAEGNAGGTGMVADSPGGSLKQNRSSVTSVVSEIRLTPDPDDRLENSSLAGDSMSEIDGSEVGMRLDGNESDSSTYSSVSGRGPYGTLLGAESRQGVSFTVNGQEIPLDAVGQFPSIREVLQAAATEHSQDQEINGEPRSRRDSISSSISMGSSITGTHDEMLQVLKEKMRLEGQLEALSLEANEALKEKTELQAQLAALNMKLQTQTEHSQSSQQKQDSLNSEVATLKQSCWDLERAMAELQAALEAKNAGLAASSNDLQVAEEQYQRLMGKVEDLQKSVLSKDSTVHDLRQQLSSLQSQLQQVQLDRTTLANKLKSSQAEIASLQKVRHWYQQQLAVAQGARVRLQSEMANIQAGQMTQVGLLEHLKLENVTLSHQLTETQHRSIKEKERIATQLQNIEADMLDQEAAFLQIQEAKTMVEDDLQRKLEEFEDEKEQLQKMADSAAMLEQELEQMKLTLHQRDLQVEALQQEQLDLMKQLTSTQETLQTKEQSLGDLQTCYDELEARWTELQEDATSKDDTIRYLQNEKIVLEVALQVAKAGKEGLEEGVQRLGDNTELASDVLEQLKQELAIKSSQVENLQHESANLKKQTQKVKEQFLQQKVMVEAYRRDASSKDQLISELKSTKKRLDSEMKELKRELLQLQGEKKSVEVENSRLAKEVSRVQQQIEELESQLQTAQRERDGMEAELQSLKFDREQMSALAEMNEALKRQVDEMQQETKMAITEQKQKMKRLGSDLSTAQKDMKAKHKAYENAVGILSRRLQEALTAKESAEAELNKLKAQITDGGNSQAGLERIQALETELQTVCHSKMVLEKELQEVISLTSQELEEYREKVLELEDELQEARGFRRKIKRLEEMNKKLSLELEHERGKLTGLGQSNAALREHNRILETALAKREADLVQLNLQVQAVLKRKEEEDQQMKQLIQALQMALEKEKTKVKDLKEQVATAKAEAGHNRRHYKAAALELTEVKRELQAKEVLIQALQVEVDKLQVEDGKHSEEVSQFQQELEEARSQLQLLRKQLDEQLSKQPQENQEVEDLKWEVEQKEREIQTLKQQLDLTEQRNQKELEGVQVVLQNIKAELEMVRDDLSLTQKDKFMLQAKVTELKNSMKSLLQQNQQLKLDLKHGKMKKRKELKGETNSSNPVTPVKIPDCPVPAALLEELLKPPSAVSKEPLKNLNSCLRQLKQEMDSLQRQMEEHTITVHESMSSWTQIEGQLTDLTSNYPATAPGNQNLSVVDLREHNLSAGEKEELKQ, encoded by the exons ATGGACTCTTCAATGATCCTGCTGGAGAAGCCAGCCAGCAATGGCGCCCCCTGCAGTTCTGAACACTGTGCAGACCTTGAGGCCAAGTTGAATCAGCCAACGGAAGGAGGTGGCATCAATA GTACTAGTGCAAATGACAGCAAAGGGCCCACTGAAGGGGAAGGCGTGGCACCGAACAGCAGTGAGAACCCTTCTGCAAATGGACCAGCGTCTTGCTACCCAGCACCCCCTGTGTCTTTTGACCCAAACGACAACCCACGCACGGAAGAGCCAGCTCCAGGTGTGCCTGGTTTCCATGACAAGCTAAAGTCGTCCCAGGGAGCTAGTGCTGAGGGCATAGTTCTTAGGAAGGAGGCGTTGCAGTCCCTCAAACTCAGTCTTCCCATGCAAGAAACCGAATTGT GTTCAACAGGCTCTTCTCTCCCATTGGAGAAGGAAGAACAAATCAGGCTACAGGCGAGGAGGCGCTTGGAAGAGCAGCTCAAACAGTACCGCGTAAAAAGGCATCAGGAAAGA TCTACAGCCAAAAACCGTCTTTCCAGCACCCTTGATCCTGAGCTGATGTTAAATCCAGAGAACTTGCCAAGGGCCAGCACTCTCGCTATGACAAAAGAGTACTCCTTCTTGCGAACCAGTGTCCCACGGGGGCCGAAATTAGGAAGCCTGGGACTTCCGCCACactcaaaagaaaggaaaagttcCAAATCCTCCAGGTCAAGTCGGATCCGGTCGCTGGCAGATTATCGAACTGATGACGCAGAGGGGAATGCTGGGGGAACGGGGATGGTTGCCGATTCACCTGGCGGGTCTCTAAAGCAGAATCGAAGCAGCGTGACATCGGTTGTGTCCGAGATCAGGCTGACTCCAGACCCAGATGACCGGCTGGAGAATTCCTCCTTGGCGGGAGACAGCATGTCGGAAATCGATGGGAGCGAAGTAGGAATGAGACTGGATGGCAACGAGAGTGATAGTTCGACCTACAGCAGTGTATCGGGGAGGGGGCCGTACGGCACTTTACTCGGTGCAGAGAGCAGGCAGGGTGTTTCGTTCACGGTCAACGGCCAGGAGATCCCTTTGGATGCTGTTGGGCAATTTCCTTCCATCCGGGAAGTTCTGCAGGCTGCAGCAACGGAGCATAGCCAGGATCAGGAGATCAATGGGGAACCCAGGAGTCGGAGAGACAGCATTTCCAGCAG tATATCCATGGGAAGTTCTATCACAGGCACCCATGACGAAATGTTGCAGGTCTTGAAAGAGAAGATGAGGCTTGAAGGACAATTAGAAGCGCTGTCGTTGGAAGCCAACGAG gctctcaaagaaaagacagaattacAAGCCCAGCTTGCTGCTTTGAACATGAAGCTTCAGACCCAGACGGAGCACAGTCAGAGCAGCCAGCAGAAACAAGACTCCCTGAACTCGGAGGTGGCCACCTTAAAGCAGTCTTGCTGGGACCTGGAACGAGCCATGGCAGAACTGCAAGCTGCGTTGGAGGCCAAGAACGCAGGCCTGGCTGCTTCCAGTAATGATCTGCAGGTGGCAGAAGAACAGTACCAAAGACTGATGGGAAAAGTGGAAGACCTACAGAAAAGCGTTCTTAGTAAGGATAGCACAG TTCATGATCTCCGACAGCAGCTATCATCTTTACAAAGCCAGCTCCAGCAGGTGCAGTTGGACCGCACAACGTTGGCCAATAAGCTGAAATCGTCTCAAGCAGAGATTGCATCACTGCAGAAAGTACGGCACTGGTACCAGCAGCAGTTGGCCGTGGCACAAGGGGCAAGAGTTAGACTGCAGAGTGAGATGGCAAATATACAG GCTGGTCAGATGACCCAGGTAGGCCTGTTGGAACATCTCAAGTTGGAGAACGTAACACTCTCCCATCAGTTAACGGAGACTCAACACAGATCCATCAAAGAGAAGGAACGGATAGCAACGCAGTTGCAAAACATTGAG GCTGACATGTTAGACCAGGAAGCGGCCTTTCTCCAGATTCAGGAGGCTAAGACCATGGTGGAAGATGACTTGCAGAGAAAATTGGAGGAGTTTGAGGATGAGAAGGAGCAACTTCAGAAAATGGCAGATTCTGCAGCAATGCTGGAACAGGAGCTAGAACAG ATGAAATTGACATTGCATCAACGAGATCTTCAGGTTGAGGCTCTGCAGCAGGAGCAGCTGGATCTCATGAAACAGTTGACTTCCACTCAAGAGACACTGCAGACCAAGGAGCAGTCCCTGGGGGACCTTCAGACCTGTTACGACGAGCTAGAGGCCAGGTGGACGGAGTTGCAAGAGGATGCCACCTCGAAGGACGACACCATCCGATATTTGCAGAATGAGAAGATTGTCTTGGAGGTAGCTCTGCAGGTAGCCAAAGCAGGCAAAGAAGGACTCGAAGAAGGAGTCCAACGTTTAGGAGACAACACTGAATTGGCATCTGATGTTTTGGAGCAACTGAAGCAAGAACTAGCCATAAAGTCAAGTCAG GTGGAAAATCTTCAACATGAGAGTGCTAATCTCAAGAAGCAGACACAGAAGGTGAAGGAACAATTCCTGCAACAAAAG GTGATGGTGGAAGCTTACCGCAGAGATGCAAGTTCAAAGGATCAGCTAATCAGTGAGTTGAAATCTACAAAGAAGAGGCTGGACTCTGAAATGAAAGAGTTAAAACGGGAGCTCCTTCAGCTTCAGGGCGAGAAGAAATCGGTGGAGGTGGAAAACTCAAGACTGGCGAAGGAAGTGTCTCGGGTTCAGCAGCAGATAGAGGAATTGGAAAGCCAGCTTCAGACAGCACAGAGAGAGCGAGATGGCATGGAGGCAGAGCTGCAG tcttTAAAGTTTGACAGAGAGCAAATGTCTGCTCTTGCTGAGATGAATGAAGCATTAAAACGGCAGGTTGATGAAATGCAACAGGAGACGAAAAT GGCCATTACTGAGCAGAAGCAGAAAATGAAGCGGCTGGGATCAGATTTGAGCACTGCCCAGAAAGATATGAAAGCGAAGCACAAAGCCTACGAGAATGCAGTTGGGATCCTCAGTCGCCGGCTGCAGGAAGCCCTCACCGCAAAGGAATCGGCCGAAGCAGAGCTGAACAAGTTAAAGGCGCAAATCACTGACGGTGGAAATAGCCAGGCTGGTTTG GAAAGGATTCAAGCTCTGGAGACGGAATTGCAGACTGTCTGCCACAGTAAAATGGTACTAGAAAAAGAGCTGCAAGAAGTAATTTCACTCACCAGCCAGGAACTGGAGGAGTACAGAGAGAAAGTCCTTGAACTTGAAGATGAG CTGCAAGAAGCCAGGGGCTTCCGGAGGAAGATTAAACGTCTGGAAGAAATGAACAAGAAGCTCTCCCTCGAACTGGAACACGAACGTGGAAAGCTCACTGGTCTTGGCCAGTCCAACGCTGCTCTGCGGGAACACAACCGCATCCTCGAAACAGCGTTGGCCAAGAGGGAAGCAGATCTGGTACAGCTGAATCTTCAG GTCCAGGCGGTTCTGAAGCGTAAAGAGGAGGAAGATCAGCAAATGAAGCAGCTCATTCAAGCCTTGCAAATGGCCTTAGAAAAGGAGAAGACAAAAGTCAAAGACCTTAAAGAACAG GTCGCAACAGCCAAAGCTGAAGCAGGGCACAATCGCCGTCACTATAAAGCTGCTGCTCTTGAACTCACCGAGGTTAAGCGAGAGCTCCAGGCCAAGGAAGTGCTCATCCAAGCCCTCCAGGTTGAAGTAGATAAACTGCA GGTTGAAGATGGGAAGCATTCAGAAGAAGTGTCCCAGTTCCAGCAAGAGTTGGAGGAAGCTCGGTCCCAGCTTCAGCTTCTGCGGAAGCAGCTGGATGAGCAACTCAGCAAGCAGCCTCAAGAGAATCAAGAG GTCGAAGACCTCAAGTGGGAAGtggaacagaaagagagagaaatccaaACCCTGAAGCAGCAGCTAGACCTGACAGAGCAACGCAACCAGAAGGAGTTGGAAGGAGTACAAGTCGTCCTCCAG AATATCAAGGCAGAATTGGAAATGGTCCGGGACGATTTGTCCTTAACCCAGAAAGACAAGTTCATGCTTCAGGCAAAAGTGACTGAACTGAAGAACAGCATGAAGTCTCTACTACAGCAAAACCAGCAGCTGAAGCTGGACTTGAAGCATGGAAAGATGAAAAAG AGAAAAGAACTGAAGGGAGAGACAAATTCTTCAAATCCTGTGACTCCAGTGAAGATTCCAGACTGCCCTGTCCCTGCAGCATTGCTGGAAGAGCTGTTGAAACCCCCATCAGCTGTGAGTAAAGAGCCCTTGAAAAACCTCAACAGCTGTCTCCGGCAACTCAA